In Vibrio cyclitrophicus, one genomic interval encodes:
- a CDS encoding phosphate ABC transporter substrate-binding protein, translating into MKHLSNKSGLLLAAVPAFFSVSTLANDASDIGLVAIEPNMQSLVEDLLKSQEIDLEILLSDSVPEQMIMQRSRVGITSKKWTDKEMARFDMRYGYRPTELMFTADVIAILANENNPATSISVAELIDVFGCSNDPKHPKWTPSSDIRGGESLDTHMLPFAIDHNLQGHTTFSSWVECGSDGEYANTQFLADLPDLINKVEDEDAAIGYTVYSDQISDVKWLSVVDNLGVNYDLNKETILSGRYPLATVYYMYLNIPAHRKGFTEQEKFFVGLTLSEEHQSVLNQYGFISLPPEAIQRNKVRLSLEEPAIEGGYK; encoded by the coding sequence ATGAAACATCTATCTAATAAATCGGGCTTACTGCTTGCTGCTGTACCTGCGTTTTTTTCTGTATCAACATTAGCAAATGACGCCAGTGATATTGGTTTGGTCGCGATTGAGCCGAATATGCAGAGCCTTGTTGAAGACTTGCTTAAGAGCCAAGAGATCGACTTAGAGATCTTGTTGAGTGACAGTGTACCTGAGCAGATGATCATGCAACGTTCACGTGTTGGTATTACTTCCAAAAAGTGGACTGACAAAGAGATGGCTAGGTTCGACATGCGCTATGGCTACAGGCCAACTGAGCTGATGTTTACCGCAGACGTAATAGCTATTCTGGCGAATGAGAATAACCCAGCCACATCCATCAGCGTTGCTGAACTTATCGATGTGTTTGGTTGTTCTAACGATCCTAAACACCCTAAGTGGACACCTAGTAGTGATATTCGAGGTGGTGAGAGCTTAGACACACATATGTTGCCTTTCGCTATCGACCACAATCTGCAAGGTCATACTACGTTTTCGAGTTGGGTCGAATGTGGTTCTGACGGCGAATATGCGAATACTCAATTCTTAGCGGATCTACCGGATCTGATTAACAAGGTAGAAGACGAAGATGCCGCCATTGGTTACACCGTCTACTCAGATCAGATCTCTGATGTGAAATGGCTGAGTGTGGTTGATAATCTGGGGGTGAACTACGACTTAAACAAAGAAACGATCCTCTCTGGTCGTTACCCATTAGCCACGGTTTATTACATGTACCTGAATATTCCAGCGCATCGTAAAGGCTTTACGGAACAAGAGAAGTTCTTTGTTGGACTGACTTTGTCGGAAGAGCATCAAAGCGTGTTGAACCAATACGGCTTCATCAGTTTGCCACCAGAAGCAATCCAACGTAATAAAGTAAGACTATCGCTTGAAGAGCCTGCAATAGAAGGTGGTTATAAATAA
- a CDS encoding OmpA family protein, with the protein MRHFKLALLSSILLMGCAETPDTTMTRHQIDDLADDDRDGVINQRDLCAETPEGVTVDIKGCANWKIVEDVEVLSVAFDFDKYVLKPEHTAVLNELVRLLGEQPDASVTLVGDTSSEGTNVYNKALAKKRTGVIRDALIDRGIDGERIFEQEFTQITSLTQHLHKRKRRTIAVLKTESMEVNPSWNIFTSEMQLDSNSDVESKTSIDPVGGQ; encoded by the coding sequence ATGAGACATTTTAAACTAGCGCTACTTAGTTCTATTTTGCTAATGGGTTGTGCAGAAACGCCCGACACGACAATGACTCGTCATCAAATTGATGATCTAGCGGATGATGACCGTGATGGGGTGATTAACCAACGCGATCTGTGTGCTGAAACTCCAGAAGGCGTGACGGTAGACATTAAAGGCTGTGCCAATTGGAAAATCGTCGAAGATGTTGAAGTGTTAAGCGTGGCATTTGACTTTGATAAATACGTTCTAAAACCTGAACACACAGCCGTTCTCAACGAATTAGTACGTTTACTGGGTGAGCAACCAGACGCCTCCGTTACCTTAGTCGGGGACACAAGTTCAGAAGGTACCAATGTTTATAACAAGGCACTGGCTAAGAAAAGGACTGGCGTGATTCGAGACGCTCTGATTGACAGAGGCATCGATGGAGAGCGAATCTTTGAACAAGAATTTACTCAGATAACCAGCTTAACTCAGCACCTTCACAAGCGTAAGCGTAGAACCATTGCAGTGTTAAAAACAGAGAGCATGGAAGTGAATCCATCTTGGAATATCTTTACCTCAGAGATGCAACTCGACAGCAATAGCGATGTTGAATCTAAGACATCGATTGACCCAGTAGGAGGCCAGTAA